The proteins below come from a single Miscanthus floridulus cultivar M001 chromosome 1, ASM1932011v1, whole genome shotgun sequence genomic window:
- the LOC136452562 gene encoding uncharacterized protein → MSLLASPTPFGAAAIRRRVAPLPLLPGGGPAALHVALARRGGVSSRTQRRLEERGGKKRRGGVAAPDVDEDATEAGAAEWEGEPLGFEVSTEPMPQLPDPETPDFWEGPQWEALGFFVQYMWAFGVVFGLIACGVAVATYNDGATDFRDTPAYKESQSQEFPEESESSSADVFEGNPTEVAPVLE, encoded by the exons ATGTCTCTCCTCGCCTCCCCCACGCCGTTCGGCGCGGCCGCCATCCGCCGCCGCGTCGCCCCGCTTCCTCTCCTCCCTGGAGGCGGTCCCGCCGCGCTGCACGTGGCCCTCGCGCGCCGCGGCGGGGTCTCGTCCCGCACGCAGCGGCGCCTCGAGGAACGCGGAGGCAAGAAGCGCCGCGGCGGGGTCGCGGCGCCCGACGTGGACGAGGACGCGACGGAGGCGGGGGCGGCGGAGTGGGAAGGGGAGCCGCTGGGGTTCGAGGTGTCGACGGAGCCCATGCCGCAGCTGCCGGACCCGGAGACGCCCGACTTCTGGGAGGGACCTCAGTGGGAGGCCCTTGGCTTCTTCGTGCAGTACATGTGGGCGTTCGGGGTCGTCTTCGGC CTCATTGCTTGTGGTGTCGCTGTGGCTACCTACAACGACGGGGCAACAGATTTCAGAGACACGCCTGCTTACAAGGAATCCCAATCACAGGAGTTCCCTGAGGAGTCAGAATCATCAAGCGCTGATGTGTTTGAAGGCAATCCAACTGAGGTAGCACCAGTTCTTGAGTAG